The Chelonia mydas isolate rCheMyd1 chromosome 3, rCheMyd1.pri.v2, whole genome shotgun sequence genome includes a region encoding these proteins:
- the MKKS gene encoding McKusick-Kaufman/Bardet-Biedl syndromes putative chaperonin — protein MRKTSWIKKNWLLVAGLSFLGVHLGTYFIQRAAKNSAKSALEIKQKDLGE, from the coding sequence atgagaaaaactAGCTGGATTAAAAAGAACTGGCTGCTTGTGGCAGGGCTTTCATTTCTGGGTGTTCATCTTGGTACCTATTTTATACAAAGAGCTGCAAAGAACTCTGCTAAATCAGCCTTGGAAATTAAACAAAAGGATCTTGGAGAATGA